Proteins encoded together in one Pseudomonas sp. ADAK13 window:
- a CDS encoding efflux transporter outer membrane subunit, whose translation MKEQPRQLASGPQQVAQPRALFRQPHLLAPLSLLCIALAGCTVGPDFARPEVPANADYSREKLTATAKADIDAGGAAQRLIAGMDIPGQWWTLFRSPALNALVEEALRANPDVTAAQAALRQANELVYADQASLFPSVSGNVQKAREKVSGVTSGLPESPILTVSSASLSVSYAPDVFGGTRRQIESTTAQAEYERFQLEATYLTLTSNVVNTAVSLASIRDQIASTEAIIRLQGDQLDVLQSQRRLGAIGDSDVLTQQTALAQTRASLPPLQKQLAQTRNQLMAYLGRFPNQDRDERFNLASLHLPEELPVSLPSAIVGQRPDVRSAQAQLHQASANIGVAVANQLPQFSITGSVGSTVASGTKLFSAGSGVWSLAGSITQPIFDAGALEHRKRAAVAAYDESAARYRGTVIGAFQDVANALRALEADADALNQQVVAERSAQANLDLVQAQFKLGAVAYINLLTAQQTYQNTVLARVKAQASRYSDTTALFQALGGGWWNRTDVDPATKGHPDRFGLPSWNEIMPANNKAAPADSARFD comes from the coding sequence ATGAAAGAGCAGCCTCGGCAGCTTGCATCGGGACCGCAACAAGTGGCGCAGCCCCGCGCCCTTTTTCGACAACCACACCTTCTGGCTCCGTTGAGCCTGCTGTGCATTGCCCTCGCGGGTTGCACCGTCGGGCCCGATTTCGCGCGCCCCGAGGTGCCCGCTAACGCTGATTACTCACGGGAAAAGCTAACCGCTACCGCCAAGGCCGACATCGACGCCGGCGGCGCGGCGCAGCGGCTGATCGCCGGGATGGATATTCCCGGGCAATGGTGGACGTTGTTCCGTTCGCCAGCCCTCAACGCCCTGGTCGAAGAAGCCTTGCGCGCCAACCCGGATGTCACCGCCGCTCAAGCCGCGTTGCGCCAGGCCAACGAGTTGGTCTATGCCGACCAGGCGTCGTTGTTCCCTTCCGTCAGCGGCAATGTGCAGAAAGCCCGCGAGAAGGTATCGGGGGTGACCTCGGGCTTGCCGGAGTCGCCGATTCTCACGGTGAGTTCGGCGTCGTTGAGCGTGTCCTATGCCCCGGATGTGTTCGGCGGTACGCGCCGGCAAATCGAATCCACCACGGCGCAAGCCGAGTACGAACGCTTCCAGCTGGAGGCGACTTACCTCACGTTGACCTCCAATGTGGTGAATACCGCGGTCAGCCTGGCGTCGATACGTGATCAAATCGCCTCTACCGAGGCAATCATCCGGCTACAGGGCGACCAGCTCGACGTGCTGCAGTCGCAGCGGCGGCTGGGTGCCATCGGTGATAGCGACGTCCTGACGCAGCAGACCGCACTGGCGCAAACCCGTGCCAGCTTGCCGCCCCTGCAAAAGCAATTGGCGCAGACCCGCAACCAGTTGATGGCCTACCTCGGCCGGTTTCCCAATCAGGACCGGGACGAGCGCTTCAACCTGGCCTCCCTGCACTTGCCGGAAGAACTGCCGGTCAGCCTGCCCTCGGCCATCGTGGGCCAACGCCCGGACGTGCGTTCTGCCCAGGCGCAACTGCACCAGGCCAGCGCCAACATAGGCGTGGCCGTGGCCAATCAGTTGCCGCAGTTCAGCATTACCGGGTCGGTGGGTTCCACGGTGGCCAGCGGCACCAAGCTGTTTTCGGCGGGCAGCGGTGTGTGGAGCCTGGCCGGGTCGATCACCCAGCCGATCTTTGATGCCGGCGCACTCGAACATCGCAAACGCGCGGCCGTGGCGGCCTACGACGAGTCGGCGGCGCGTTATCGTGGCACCGTGATTGGCGCATTCCAGGACGTGGCCAACGCGCTGCGGGCGCTGGAAGCCGATGCCGATGCGCTCAACCAGCAGGTGGTGGCTGAGCGCTCCGCGCAAGCCAACCTGGACTTGGTGCAGGCACAGTTCAAGCTCGGTGCCGTGGCGTACATCAACCTGCTCACCGCCCAACAGACCTACCAGAACACCGTGCTTGCGCGGGTCAAGGCACAGGCCTCCCGCTACAGCGACACCACTGCGCTGTTCCAGGCATTGGGGGGCGGTTGGTGGAACCGAACGGATGTGGACCCTGCCACCAAGGGCCACCCGGATCGCTTCGGCCTGCCATCGTGGAACGAGATCATGCCGGCCAACAACAAGGCAGCGCCTGCCGATTCGGCACGGTTCGACTGA
- a CDS encoding methyl-accepting chemotaxis protein encodes MRDNLVQTLRQITGSSNQLAAAAEELNAVTAEGSRDLRQQHGEIEQAATAVTQMTTAIEDVARNAASTSELSQESRNIALKGQQRMVEALNSIRSLTQGVELSSEQVGGLADQAKSIGKVLDVIRAIAEQTNLLALNAAIEAARAGDAGRGFAVVADEVRALAHRTAQSTQEIEQMIGGIQTGTANAVNTMHASSSMTQQTLELAELAQKALADIVAANDEINDRNLVITTSADEQAHVARAVDQNLLNIQQLSIQSSEGSSQTTAASQSLATLASELNTMVKHFQV; translated from the coding sequence ATGCGCGATAACCTCGTGCAGACACTCCGGCAGATAACCGGCTCCTCCAACCAACTGGCCGCTGCGGCCGAAGAACTGAATGCTGTCACCGCCGAGGGCAGTCGCGACTTGCGACAACAGCATGGGGAGATTGAGCAGGCAGCCACGGCGGTCACGCAGATGACAACAGCCATTGAAGACGTAGCGAGGAATGCCGCGTCAACTTCCGAGCTTTCACAGGAATCGCGAAACATCGCCTTAAAAGGCCAGCAGCGAATGGTTGAGGCTTTAAATTCGATTCGATCGCTGACACAGGGTGTCGAACTGAGTTCCGAGCAAGTCGGCGGCCTTGCCGATCAAGCCAAGAGTATCGGCAAAGTCCTTGATGTTATTCGGGCGATTGCCGAACAAACCAATCTTTTGGCGCTGAACGCTGCCATCGAGGCCGCACGTGCGGGGGATGCGGGCCGTGGTTTCGCGGTGGTGGCCGACGAAGTGCGTGCCTTGGCACACCGTACGGCCCAATCCACCCAAGAAATTGAGCAGATGATCGGAGGCATCCAGACCGGGACCGCCAACGCCGTCAACACCATGCACGCCAGTAGCAGCATGACTCAGCAGACCCTCGAGTTGGCCGAGCTTGCGCAAAAAGCCTTGGCGGACATTGTTGCAGCCAACGACGAAATCAATGACCGTAACCTGGTAATTACCACCTCGGCTGACGAGCAAGCGCATGTCGCGCGGGCGGTAGATCAGAACCTGCTGAATATTCAGCAACTGTCGATTCAATCCTCAGAGGGTTCCAGCCAAACGACGGCCGCGTCACAGTCTCTTGCAACCCTGGCGTCTGAGCTGAACACAATGGTCAAGCATTTCCAGGTCTGA
- a CDS encoding ABC transporter substrate-binding protein, whose product MRYLTKLAAGLAATLLCLTANAQTLVVGDQSYNAQAVMEAAGVLDDLPYTLEWKQFTAGSPVAEALNTNSLDLGLLGDAPVLFLGALGAPIKVIAISRQNLEGVAILVKKDSSIHSLADLKGKRAAIWKGSWSQQLLLTALDKAGVPKDSLDLRYLSALDASHALEGGSVDVIATWEPYVTQQERQGARVLATADGLIPAQSFVAASTKAVDTKRAQISDFLQRLKKARDWTRQSPANADAYADAWAKRTRADADIARAWFARARTTVEPVTAQSPVEAQKTVDFFASQGLVKSYPAATLFDDSFAASLQPAVAKTQP is encoded by the coding sequence GTGCGTTATCTGACAAAACTGGCGGCCGGGTTGGCCGCTACCTTGCTGTGCCTGACCGCGAACGCGCAAACGCTGGTGGTCGGAGACCAAAGCTACAACGCCCAGGCCGTGATGGAAGCGGCGGGGGTGCTGGACGACCTGCCCTATACCCTTGAATGGAAGCAATTCACCGCCGGCTCACCGGTCGCCGAAGCGCTCAACACCAACAGCCTGGACCTCGGCTTGCTCGGTGATGCGCCCGTGCTGTTCCTGGGCGCGCTGGGCGCGCCGATCAAGGTGATTGCCATCAGCCGGCAAAATCTCGAAGGCGTGGCCATCCTGGTGAAAAAGGACTCATCGATCCACAGCCTTGCAGACCTCAAAGGCAAGCGCGCGGCCATCTGGAAAGGCTCCTGGAGCCAGCAATTGCTGCTGACTGCACTGGACAAAGCCGGCGTGCCAAAGGACTCATTGGACCTGCGCTACCTCAGCGCACTGGATGCTTCCCACGCGCTGGAAGGCGGCTCCGTTGACGTCATCGCCACCTGGGAACCCTACGTCACCCAACAGGAACGCCAGGGTGCGCGGGTGCTGGCGACCGCCGACGGGTTGATCCCGGCCCAGAGCTTCGTGGCCGCCAGCACCAAGGCCGTCGACACCAAGCGTGCGCAAATCAGCGATTTTCTCCAACGCCTGAAAAAAGCCCGTGACTGGACGCGCCAAAGCCCGGCCAACGCCGACGCGTACGCAGACGCCTGGGCCAAACGCACCCGCGCCGACGCCGACATTGCCCGCGCCTGGTTCGCCCGTGCGCGTACCACGGTCGAACCTGTGACAGCCCAATCACCGGTAGAAGCGCAAAAGACCGTGGACTTTTTCGCCAGCCAGGGTCTGGTCAAGTCCTACCCGGCTGCCACGTTGTTCGATGACTCCTTCGCCGCGTCGCTGCAGCCTGCCGTCGCCAAAACCCAGCCCTGA
- a CDS encoding WGR domain-containing protein, whose protein sequence is MDPITQPVTFTQLLLSHDGAAVPIDDVLFLALPLLRQVAQLHELGRVAQLSFLDVLQGPERTLYLRNPEGVPPRLALEAIKQVQPNPESALNIVGKVRLTRDSETGVAITDLHVQEDPHQPIAHPVFLPDLHSWEHRLGHHDEITDIFQLGQLLACLACGLDFSDINDLKTFARHRRNLFQLNGRLNPVLANLIVEMTELNRHQRATDVNALARRLESWREQPASLDVERVLAQAEGPASRRTVVLEHLRNRLFDLSRRNRLLYFRPTQASVNLTVASVPLVMQIESIRPDALCTWQPTLGGFSEQVLSGKPVGLQQWLRFEDQTWLQASLERIIQETRRDRAEFGFSNLRLVVAFMRWHNLKDNPEERIVTPLLWLPVELSRKKGVRDQFMLQCDETEAEFNPVLRHQLRQLYDIQLPETVDLQKTSLEDIHADIARQIKLTEPGVELRLQSKPQIELIHQKAVQHLHHFQRRRARQRSAMPLVKPDFSYDREDYRPLGLQLFQQKVLPSQLPLRLAVGGKPSLRDQHPQMVASSTENSTFALPENQGHRYAWDIDLTQVTLANFNYRKMSLVRDYAQLIDEPAQNESFDRMFSIEPREVEVQSPDPIPLPEQWNVVAGDATQNAAVSLARTGRNFIIQGPPGTGKSQTITNLIADYAGRGLRVLFVCEKRAALDVVFHRLQQSELGELCCLIHDSQTDKKDFVGNLRECYERWIAGDAQSPQLQARRSAALATLSQQLGLIERFEQAMAGVPETLACSVRELVRHLIELPAVAAQLPPEALERLPDWRRWQAQNELTGRLYQAINERFGLDSFARHPFSHLASSLITHEHAYGQLKAFLDEASGLMDSVEQLMESSSSLLSSDTRLADACVLTQAAEQLTGANLASHLDLLEPGSPGSQALHAEQAALQTLTVQQQSAGEATRHWRHKLAPQDTQAAQDLVQRLEGSLLRWLQPAWWRLRGELQRRYDFSQHAVRPSYRNVLDNLAGEHRATAELQAEQQRLQSRYGIQDIDLFVHNLQALLQQLSTSPLLRQWVEGLRGNPNALPGVRQEASLRQPVARLAELVAQHCAFEPAPSLGALAEYLRDLREELDELPDTLPLLIELHQADPVCLFALQQHALAQPALEGLIAQENLTRLYRANPQLARFDGPALGLAARQVSQAESSLLKHNAHVLSATLHQRFLEHVKQSAMSVTQLDAQAREFKKAYAKGRRELEHELGKTMRYRSIREMASGDSGRVINDLKPIWLMSPLSVSDTLPLIPDLFDVVIFDEASQIPSEEAVPALSRAQQVIVVGDEMQLPPTNFFSSAGDQDDNELIAMEDGEQIAINLDADSLLSQAARNLPATLLAWHYRSRHEALISFSNAAFYEGRLITIPDRRIERPAPAHAALDSTDALAVTQGADTLLDSPISFLKMSDGVYLGRSNLAEARYIAQLVRELLQRETGLSLGIVAFSEAQQGAIEQALEDLAASDSAFATRLEREYVREDAGQFNGLFVKNLENVQGDERDVIILSICYAPGPNGKMLMNFGPINQRGGEKRLNVIFSRARKRMAIVSSIEAEAITNTHNDGAAALRAFLQFAQASANGDAPRSQGILANLNPGAKQSFAVSLPRDSLRSALAAALRKRGHTVQEYVGRSQFRCDLAISDASGEHFSLGVLLDGNTAAAADVRERYIFRPTVLRSFGWKIIDVPSHDWLRDPEEVLNRIEALLRGEETPALPEPEPDVEPETVEVEPAPPPEASTPMREFTFGEGNSNKFWRIGVTEAEVVVHFGRIGTKGQTLIKSLDSPERASREAEKLVAEKLRKGYQEQAGVNHTEPL, encoded by the coding sequence ATGGACCCAATAACCCAGCCTGTCACGTTCACGCAGTTGTTGCTGAGCCACGATGGCGCCGCCGTGCCCATCGACGACGTGTTGTTCCTGGCGCTGCCGCTGCTGCGTCAGGTGGCGCAACTGCATGAGCTTGGGCGTGTCGCCCAGCTGAGCTTCCTCGATGTGCTGCAAGGGCCTGAGCGCACCCTGTACTTGCGTAACCCCGAGGGCGTGCCGCCGCGCCTGGCGCTGGAGGCGATCAAGCAGGTGCAACCCAACCCGGAGTCTGCGCTGAATATCGTCGGCAAGGTCCGCCTGACCCGGGATTCGGAAACGGGCGTGGCGATTACCGACCTACACGTTCAGGAAGACCCGCACCAGCCTATCGCTCACCCGGTGTTCCTGCCGGACTTGCACAGCTGGGAGCATCGTCTCGGGCATCACGACGAAATCACCGATATTTTCCAGCTCGGCCAGTTGCTGGCGTGCCTGGCCTGCGGGCTGGACTTTTCCGATATCAACGACCTCAAGACGTTTGCCCGCCACCGGCGCAACCTGTTCCAGCTCAATGGCCGGCTGAATCCGGTGCTGGCTAACCTGATCGTCGAGATGACCGAGCTCAACCGGCATCAGCGCGCCACTGATGTGAACGCCCTGGCCCGGCGCCTGGAATCCTGGCGAGAGCAGCCGGCAAGCCTGGATGTGGAGCGCGTGCTGGCCCAGGCCGAGGGCCCGGCTTCGCGGCGCACCGTGGTGCTGGAGCACCTGCGCAACCGCCTGTTCGACCTGTCGCGACGCAATCGCCTGCTGTACTTCCGGCCGACCCAGGCCAGCGTCAACCTGACCGTGGCCAGCGTACCGCTGGTGATGCAGATTGAAAGCATCCGGCCCGACGCGTTGTGCACCTGGCAGCCGACCCTCGGTGGTTTCTCCGAGCAGGTATTGAGCGGCAAGCCCGTTGGCCTGCAGCAATGGCTGCGGTTTGAAGACCAGACCTGGTTGCAGGCGTCCCTGGAACGCATCATCCAGGAAACTCGCCGCGACCGCGCCGAGTTCGGCTTCAGCAACCTGCGCCTGGTGGTGGCCTTCATGCGCTGGCACAACCTCAAGGACAACCCGGAAGAACGCATCGTCACCCCGCTGCTGTGGCTGCCGGTGGAGCTGAGCCGTAAAAAAGGCGTGCGCGACCAGTTCATGTTGCAGTGCGATGAAACCGAGGCGGAGTTCAACCCGGTGCTGCGTCATCAGTTGCGCCAGCTCTACGATATCCAGTTGCCGGAAACCGTTGACCTGCAAAAGACGTCGCTGGAAGACATCCACGCCGACATTGCTCGCCAGATCAAACTGACCGAGCCTGGCGTTGAGTTGCGCCTGCAAAGCAAACCGCAAATCGAATTGATCCACCAGAAGGCGGTGCAGCATCTGCACCACTTCCAGCGCCGCCGGGCCCGTCAGCGCTCGGCCATGCCTTTGGTGAAGCCAGACTTCAGCTACGACCGCGAAGACTACCGCCCGCTGGGCCTGCAACTGTTCCAGCAAAAGGTGTTGCCCAGCCAGTTGCCGCTGCGCCTCGCGGTTGGCGGCAAGCCGTCGCTGCGCGACCAGCATCCGCAAATGGTCGCCAGCAGCACCGAAAACAGCACCTTCGCGCTGCCCGAGAATCAGGGGCATCGATACGCCTGGGACATCGACCTGACCCAGGTCACCCTGGCCAACTTCAACTACCGCAAGATGTCGCTGGTGCGCGACTACGCGCAGTTGATCGACGAGCCGGCCCAAAACGAATCGTTTGACCGGATGTTTTCCATCGAGCCACGGGAGGTCGAAGTCCAATCACCGGATCCGATCCCGCTGCCGGAACAATGGAACGTGGTGGCCGGCGACGCTACGCAGAACGCCGCTGTCAGCCTGGCCCGCACCGGGCGCAATTTCATCATTCAGGGGCCGCCTGGCACCGGCAAGTCCCAGACCATCACCAACCTGATTGCAGACTACGCCGGTCGCGGCCTGCGCGTGCTGTTTGTCTGCGAAAAGCGCGCGGCATTGGACGTGGTATTCCATCGCCTGCAACAGAGTGAACTGGGCGAATTGTGCTGCCTGATTCACGACTCCCAGACCGACAAAAAGGACTTCGTGGGCAACCTGCGCGAGTGTTATGAGCGCTGGATTGCCGGCGACGCGCAATCGCCGCAGTTGCAGGCCCGACGCAGCGCTGCATTGGCCACCCTGAGCCAACAGTTGGGCCTGATCGAGCGTTTTGAACAAGCCATGGCCGGGGTGCCGGAGACCCTGGCCTGCTCCGTGCGTGAGCTGGTGCGGCATCTCATCGAACTGCCGGCCGTGGCTGCACAGTTACCCCCCGAGGCCCTGGAGCGCTTGCCCGACTGGCGTCGCTGGCAGGCACAAAACGAACTGACGGGTCGCTTGTATCAGGCGATCAACGAGCGCTTCGGCCTCGACAGTTTTGCGCGCCACCCTTTCAGCCACCTGGCTTCCAGTCTCATTACCCACGAGCATGCCTATGGCCAGCTCAAGGCCTTCCTGGATGAAGCCAGCGGGTTGATGGACAGTGTCGAGCAGTTGATGGAGTCTTCCTCCAGCCTGCTGTCCAGTGATACGCGCCTGGCGGATGCGTGCGTGCTGACCCAGGCCGCCGAGCAACTGACCGGCGCCAACCTGGCGTCGCACCTCGACCTGCTGGAACCGGGCTCACCGGGCTCCCAGGCGCTGCACGCCGAACAAGCGGCGTTGCAGACGCTGACCGTGCAGCAACAGAGCGCCGGTGAAGCCACCCGCCATTGGCGCCACAAACTCGCGCCCCAGGACACCCAGGCCGCCCAGGATCTGGTGCAGCGCCTGGAAGGCTCGCTGCTGCGATGGTTGCAACCGGCGTGGTGGCGACTGCGTGGCGAGCTGCAGCGGCGCTACGACTTCAGCCAGCACGCAGTCCGTCCCAGCTACCGCAATGTGCTCGACAACCTGGCCGGCGAACACCGCGCCACCGCCGAGTTGCAGGCCGAACAGCAGCGCCTGCAAAGTCGCTACGGTATCCAGGACATCGACCTGTTCGTGCACAACCTGCAAGCCCTGCTCCAGCAACTGAGCACGTCACCGTTGTTGCGCCAGTGGGTCGAAGGCTTGCGCGGTAACCCGAATGCCCTGCCCGGCGTGCGCCAGGAAGCCAGCCTGCGACAGCCGGTTGCTCGCCTGGCCGAGCTGGTTGCGCAACACTGTGCGTTTGAGCCGGCGCCGAGCCTGGGCGCGCTGGCCGAATACCTGCGCGACCTGCGTGAAGAACTCGACGAACTGCCCGACACCCTGCCCCTGCTCATAGAGCTGCACCAGGCCGATCCCGTCTGCCTGTTTGCCCTGCAACAGCACGCCCTGGCGCAACCTGCGCTGGAGGGTTTGATTGCCCAGGAAAACCTCACCCGCCTGTACCGCGCCAACCCGCAACTGGCGCGCTTCGACGGCCCGGCCCTGGGGCTGGCAGCCCGTCAGGTCAGCCAGGCGGAAAGCAGCCTGCTCAAGCACAATGCCCATGTGCTCAGCGCCACGCTGCATCAGCGTTTCCTGGAACATGTGAAGCAATCGGCGATGTCGGTGACCCAGTTGGACGCCCAGGCCCGCGAGTTCAAGAAAGCCTATGCCAAGGGCCGCCGCGAGCTGGAGCATGAGCTGGGCAAGACCATGCGCTACCGCTCCATCCGCGAAATGGCGAGTGGCGACAGTGGTCGAGTGATCAACGACCTCAAGCCCATCTGGTTGATGAGCCCGCTGTCGGTATCCGACACGCTGCCACTGATCCCGGACCTCTTCGACGTGGTGATTTTCGACGAGGCCAGCCAGATCCCCAGCGAAGAAGCCGTGCCGGCCTTGAGCCGTGCGCAGCAGGTGATCGTGGTGGGTGACGAGATGCAATTGCCGCCGACCAACTTCTTCTCCAGCGCAGGGGACCAGGACGATAACGAACTGATTGCCATGGAAGACGGCGAACAGATTGCAATCAACCTCGATGCCGACAGCCTGCTGAGCCAGGCCGCACGCAATTTGCCGGCGACCCTGCTGGCCTGGCACTACCGCAGCCGGCATGAAGCGTTGATCAGCTTTTCCAACGCGGCGTTCTACGAAGGCCGGCTGATCACCATCCCCGACCGGCGTATCGAGCGCCCTGCCCCGGCCCATGCCGCCCTGGACTCCACGGATGCCCTGGCAGTGACGCAGGGTGCCGACACGCTGCTCGACAGCCCCATCAGCTTTTTGAAGATGAGCGATGGCGTCTACCTCGGTCGTAGTAACCTGGCCGAAGCGCGGTATATCGCTCAGCTGGTGCGCGAACTGCTGCAGCGCGAGACCGGCTTGAGCCTGGGCATTGTGGCCTTCTCCGAAGCCCAGCAAGGCGCTATCGAACAAGCCCTGGAAGACTTGGCCGCCAGCGACTCGGCCTTTGCCACCCGCCTGGAGCGCGAGTACGTGCGCGAAGACGCCGGGCAGTTCAATGGCCTGTTCGTCAAGAACCTGGAGAACGTGCAGGGTGATGAACGGGACGTAATCATCCTGAGCATCTGCTATGCGCCGGGCCCGAACGGCAAGATGCTGATGAACTTCGGCCCGATCAACCAGCGTGGCGGGGAAAAACGCCTCAATGTGATCTTCAGCCGCGCGCGCAAACGCATGGCGATCGTCTCCAGCATTGAGGCAGAGGCCATCACCAACACCCACAACGACGGTGCCGCTGCATTGCGCGCGTTCCTGCAGTTCGCCCAGGCCAGTGCCAACGGAGATGCGCCGCGCTCTCAGGGCATCCTCGCCAACCTCAACCCGGGCGCCAAGCAATCCTTTGCGGTCAGCCTGCCCAGGGACAGCCTGCGCAGCGCTCTCGCTGCCGCGTTGCGCAAGCGAGGGCATACGGTGCAGGAATATGTGGGACGTTCGCAGTTCCGCTGCGACCTGGCGATCAGTGACGCCAGCGGTGAACACTTCAGCCTTGGTGTGCTGCTGGACGGCAATACGGCGGCCGCAGCTGACGTGCGTGAGCGCTATATCTTCCGCCCGACCGTGTTGCGCAGCTTCGGCTGGAAGATCATCGACGTGCCCAGCCATGACTGGCTGCGAGACCCGGAAGAGGTGCTGAATCGCATCGAAGCGCTGCTACGGGGTGAAGAAACGCCCGCGCTGCCAGAGCCGGAACCGGACGTCGAACCGGAAACGGTTGAGGTCGAGCCGGCTCCACCCCCTGAAGCGTCGACCCCGATGCGCGAGTTCACCTTTGGTGAAGGCAACTCCAACAAGTTCTGGCGAATCGGCGTCACCGAGGCAGAGGTCGTGGTGCACTTCGGCCGCATCGGCACCAAGGGCCAGACCCTGATCAAGTCCCTCGACAGCCCCGAGCGAGCTTCGCGCGAAGCAGAGAAGCTGGTCGCGGAGAAACTGCGCAAAGGGTATCAAGAGCAGGCAGGGGTCAATCACACCGAGCCGCTCTGA
- a CDS encoding LLM class flavin-dependent oxidoreductase yields the protein MTKRQLKLGALTMGCGGPGRHNLWLDPQLPADASVNVDWYIDIARQAEAALFDLMFIVDSQFITPGSPSHYLNRLEPLTLLSALAVSTRHLGLVGTLTTSYNSPYNVARRLASLDLISKGRAGWNVVTSGDAGTAGNYSRDEHYDYDTRYGRAAEHVQVVQGLWNSYEDDAFVRDRATGQFLDPNKLHSLNHKGEHFSVVGPLNIQRSPQGQPVIFQAGDSEQGRDLGAATADVIFTHAASIEQGQAFYRDIKGRAERHGRDPGQLLVMPGAEIYVGDTDEQAREIEQHYHQADHSFELALKEFGRNFGWHDFTQYDLDAPFPQESLEAARSSFFTAAKRIADQAQEKGFTLRQAVEFGRQLRPGAFVGSAQTVASKMADWFEARAVDGFNIYIGHPEQFKRFTQEVIPLLQARGVYRTAYEGTTLRESLGLAIPRGVRKR from the coding sequence ATGACCAAACGACAGCTCAAACTAGGCGCCTTGACCATGGGCTGCGGCGGGCCTGGCCGCCACAATCTATGGCTCGACCCTCAACTGCCGGCCGACGCCAGCGTCAATGTCGACTGGTACATCGACATCGCGCGCCAGGCCGAAGCGGCGTTGTTCGACCTGATGTTCATTGTCGACAGCCAGTTCATCACCCCGGGCTCGCCCTCCCACTACTTGAATCGCCTGGAGCCGCTGACGTTGTTGTCGGCGCTTGCCGTGAGCACCCGGCATTTGGGCCTGGTCGGTACGCTGACGACCTCCTACAACTCGCCGTATAACGTCGCGCGACGCCTGGCCTCACTCGACCTGATCAGCAAAGGCCGCGCCGGCTGGAACGTGGTCACCAGCGGAGACGCCGGCACCGCCGGCAACTACAGCCGCGACGAACATTACGATTACGACACCCGCTACGGCCGGGCAGCCGAGCACGTCCAGGTGGTGCAGGGCCTGTGGAACTCCTACGAGGACGATGCATTCGTGCGCGACCGGGCCACGGGCCAGTTCCTCGACCCGAACAAACTGCACAGCCTGAATCACAAGGGCGAGCACTTCTCCGTGGTCGGCCCGCTGAATATCCAACGCTCACCCCAAGGCCAACCGGTGATCTTCCAGGCCGGCGACTCGGAACAAGGCCGCGACCTGGGGGCCGCCACCGCCGATGTCATCTTCACCCATGCCGCGAGCATCGAGCAGGGCCAGGCGTTTTACCGGGATATCAAGGGCAGGGCGGAGCGACATGGCCGTGATCCCGGGCAATTGCTGGTAATGCCCGGCGCCGAGATTTATGTGGGCGATACCGACGAACAGGCCCGTGAAATCGAACAGCACTATCACCAGGCCGATCACAGTTTCGAGCTGGCGTTGAAGGAGTTCGGGCGCAATTTCGGCTGGCATGATTTCACCCAGTACGACCTTGACGCGCCGTTTCCGCAGGAGAGTCTGGAGGCGGCACGCAGCAGCTTCTTCACCGCCGCCAAACGCATTGCTGACCAGGCCCAGGAGAAAGGGTTTACGTTGCGCCAGGCGGTGGAGTTTGGTCGGCAGCTGCGCCCGGGTGCCTTTGTCGGGTCGGCGCAGACGGTGGCGAGCAAGATGGCGGACTGGTTTGAAGCACGGGCGGTGGATGGGTTCAATATCTACATCGGGCATCCGGAGCAGTTCAAGCGGTTTACGCAGGAGGTCATCCCGTTGTTGCAGGCCCGTGGCGTGTACCGCACGGCGTATGAGGGGACGACGTTGCGGGAGAGTCTGGGGTTGGCGATTCCGCGAGGGGTTCGTAAAAGGTAG